One genomic window of Amphiura filiformis chromosome 3, Afil_fr2py, whole genome shotgun sequence includes the following:
- the LOC140147804 gene encoding uncharacterized protein, with the protein MSDIEGSTSKGGQSRPEKDSSSVSTLFDDFKGYLDQKLESFRGKLTRQNLKEGIQQLQTDLKHRNKLIRLTDKSEGGWKVVDEYESDELASDSEDEKKIRSAQFRAARKKRQATLPILPSDCINDGFYRSDQFENFGVEDWQKNFYEYEQGSSEPIIKGRLRSSIDFWRSIQANDFVLSIIQNGYKLPLITTPPVIVLKNNKSALDNSDFVYEAINDLVKKGLVLQVSEKPTVINPLTVSIQKSGKKRLILDLRHVNAHIWKQKVKFEDWRHALDYFAKGDFLISFDLKSGYHHVDIFTPHQKFLGFSWQFNGMDRFFVFTVLPFGLTSAGHVFTKILRPLVRHWRALGFFLVLYLDDGWCRAPNRESASLISKRVKSDLISAGLVPNCEKSIWIPTQSLVWLGFVWDAAEGSLAVTDRRIGDTLESINCVIDSFPRTTARKLASVTGKIISFMPVVGSIARLMTRFLHHEIVARSSWDSVFRISAGSSAINELFFWKTKLADPFKRHLTNYSIPRVLVFSDASSTGCGAFISDTNKVSHRVWSAEEASESSTWRERFAILSALCSFGSSLDNQSIKVFTDNQSAVSILQAGSMKINLHVISLAIFNHCRQHFISLDVQWIPRRENQIADGISRVIDLDDWGVSPQFFSFVDSIFGPHTVDRFADNFNRKLPVFNSRFWCPGTSGVDAFTSSWNGENNWLVPPVSLVCKAVIHIVASRSVGTLVIPSWPSAAFWPFIFSEHSPVKWVVSEIITINSIRGVFVQGRNCKSLFGSEQLSNTSGSVLIVRLDGRGPGRRFQNR; encoded by the exons ATGTCCGACATTGAAGGGTCCACTTCCAAAGGCGGCCAGTCTAGACCAGAGAAGGATTCTTCTTCAGTATCCACGTTATTCGACGACTTTAAAGGATACCTAGACCAAAAACTTGAATCGTTCAG AGGAAAGTTGACGAGGCAAAACTTAAAAGAAGGGATTCAACAGCTGCAAACAGATCTAAAGCATCGTAACAAACTTATACGGTTGACAGACAAAAGCGAGGGAGGCTGGAAAGTTGTAGATGAGTACGAATCTGACGAATTGGCCTCGGATAGCGAAGACGAAAAGAAGATCAGATCTGCCCAATTCCGAGCTGCACGCAAGAAGCGTCAAGCTACAC TTCCTATTCTACCATCGGACTGCATCAATGATGGCTTCTATCGTTCAGATCAGTTTGAGAATTTTGGAGTAGAAGATTGGCAGAAGAACTTTTATGAATACGAACAAGGGAGCTCAGAGCCTATAATCAAAGGGCGATTGAGAAGTTCCATAGACTTTTGGCGATCTATTCAGGCCAATGACTTTGTACTGAGTATTATTCAGAACGGGTATAAATTGCCGTTAATTACTACGCCACCAGTAATTGTATTAAAGAACAATAAGTCGGCATTGGATAACTCGGATTTTGTTTATGAAGCTATTAATGATTTGGTTAAGAAAGGCTTAGTTTTGCAAGTGTCCGAAAAGCCTACGGTTATAAATCCGTTAACTGTATCCATTCAGAAATCTGGTAAAAAGAGACTCATTCTTGATCTTAGGCACGTAAATGCACATATTTGGAAACAGAAAGTTAAATTTGAAGATTGGCGACACGCTTTAGATTATTTTGCAAAgggagactttttaatttcatTTGACCTTAAGTCAGGTTACCACCATGTAGACATATTCACACCGCATCAAAAGTTTCTTGGTTTTTCCTGGCAGTTTAATGGAATGGATCGTTTTTTTGTGTTTACCGTACTCCCCTTCGGTTTGACCTCGGCAGGTCACGTGTTTACGAAAATTCTTCGTCCGTTGGTCAGGCATTGGAGAGCTTTAGGGTTTTTTCTTGTGCTGTATCTTGATGATGGTTGGTGTAGAGCCCCGAATAGAGAGTCCGCTTCTTTGATTTCTAAGAGAGTTAAATCAGATCTCATTAGCGCAGGGCTGGTGCCAAATTGTGAGAAATCCATTTGGATTCCCACGCAGTCTCTAGTGTGGCTAGGTTTTGTTTGGGATGCTGCTGAAGGATCTTTGGCTGTAACAGACAGACGAATCGGGGATACTCTAGAGTCCATAAATTGTGTCATAGACTCCTTTCCTCGGACTACCGCCAGAAAGTTGGCTTCAGTTACAGGGAAGATCATTTCTTTCATGCCTGTAGTAGGGTCTATTGCGAGACTTATGACAAGGTTTTTACATCACGAAATAGTTGCTCGCAGCAGTTGGGACAGTGTTTTCAGGATATCTGCAGGTAGCTCAGCTATCAATGAATTATTCTTTTGGAAGACTAAGCTGGCTGATCCATTTAAACGTCATTTAACTAACTATTCTATTCCTCGTGTATTAGTCTTCAGCGATGCTAGTAGTACCGGTTGTGGTGCTTTTATTTCCGATACCAATAAGGTCAGTCACCGAGTGTGGTCTGCAGAGGAAGCTTCAGAGAGTTCGACATGGAGAGAACGGTTTGCTATCTTGTCAGCTTTGTGTTCTTTTGGTTCTTCATTGGATAATCAATCAATTAAAGTATTCACGGACAATCAAAGTGCAGTGTCCATTTTGCAGGCAGGTTCCATGAAAATCAATTTACATGTTATAAGTTTAGCAATTTTCAATCACTGTCGTCAGCATTTCATTTCCCTTGATGTTCAATGGATTCCACGCAGAGAGAACCAGATTGCAGATGGTATTAGTAGAGTCATAGATCTAGATGATTGGGGAGTTTCCCCTCAGTTCTTTTCTTTCGTGGATTCAATTTTTGGTCCTCATACGGTAGACAGATTCGCTGATAATTTTAATCGGAAGTTACCAGTCTTCAATTCGAGATTTTGGTGCCCAGGAACGTCAGGAGTAGATGCTTTTACCTCTTCCTGGAATGGAGAGAACAACTGGCTGGTTCCACCTGTGTCTTTGGTATGCAAGGCAGTTATACATATTGTTGCTTCCAGGTCCGTTGGAACGTTGGTGATTCCTAGTTGGCCTTCTGCAGCCTTTTGGCCGTTTATTTTTTCGGAGCATAGCCCAGTGAAGTGGGTGGTTTCTGAGATTATCACGATTAATTCTATCAGAGGAGTTTTTGTGCAAGGACGAAATTGCAAATCTCTGTTTGGTTCAGAGCAGTTATCGAACACAAGCGGTTCGGTTTTGATTGTAAGATTAGACGGACGTGGCCCGGGTCGTAGGTTTCAAAATCGATAA